The following are from one region of the Ruficoccus sp. ZRK36 genome:
- a CDS encoding segregation/condensation protein A has product MTPPNETADDQDALLPSREMAIRLPVFEGPLDLLLFLIRKNELDIYDIPIEDVTRQYMEVLRAMEDLNLEVAGEFFVMASTLMYIKSRMLLPVSDQDAQPEEEAEEADPRWELVEQLLEYKRFKDVTEQVRQLIEQQQDYLPRLYKHDEEETDPRPIKSSDRIELWNVFNLVLRRLAEKIVQGEIHDEQVTVADRMEYILEKLEVTPEFLFTDLFEDQPKVSVPLVVASLLAILELARLKKLFVEQEEVFGDIRCAARPEEEEPPPLPDEDEEEAPETAATDSDLDEAADELEEEYDVDFDAEEEGEDDTSDEDALDADWAEDIDEEDEAAEESGEEPEGEDEPRER; this is encoded by the coding sequence ATGACGCCGCCCAACGAGACTGCCGACGACCAGGATGCCCTGCTGCCAAGCCGGGAGATGGCGATTCGCCTGCCGGTGTTTGAGGGGCCGCTGGATCTGCTGCTCTTCCTGATCCGCAAGAACGAGCTGGATATCTACGACATCCCGATCGAGGACGTCACCCGGCAGTACATGGAGGTGCTTCGCGCCATGGAGGACCTCAACCTGGAGGTAGCAGGGGAGTTCTTCGTCATGGCCTCGACCTTGATGTACATCAAGAGCCGGATGCTCCTGCCTGTCAGTGATCAGGACGCCCAGCCCGAAGAGGAGGCTGAGGAGGCCGACCCGCGCTGGGAGCTGGTCGAGCAGTTGCTCGAATACAAGCGCTTCAAGGACGTCACCGAGCAGGTGCGGCAGCTCATCGAGCAGCAGCAGGACTATCTGCCCCGCCTCTACAAGCACGATGAGGAGGAGACCGACCCGCGCCCGATCAAGAGTAGCGACCGCATCGAGCTCTGGAATGTCTTTAACCTCGTCCTGCGTCGCCTGGCCGAGAAAATCGTGCAGGGCGAGATCCACGATGAGCAGGTCACCGTGGCTGACCGCATGGAGTATATTTTAGAGAAACTGGAGGTCACCCCGGAGTTTCTGTTTACCGACCTCTTTGAAGATCAGCCCAAAGTGAGTGTGCCGCTCGTGGTCGCCTCTTTGCTGGCGATTCTTGAGCTGGCCCGCCTGAAGAAGCTCTTCGTCGAGCAAGAGGAAGTCTTTGGCGACATCCGCTGCGCGGCCCGCCCCGAAGAGGAGGAGCCGCCGCCGCTCCCGGATGAAGACGAAGAAGAAGCGCCTGAAACCGCCGCGACCGACTCTGATCTCGACGAAGCTGCCGACGAGCTGGAGGAGGAGTACGACGTAGACTTTGACGCCGAAGAAGAGGGTGAGGATGACACCTCTGATGAGGACGCCCTGGATGCGGACTGGGCCGAAGACATCGACGAGGAGGATGAGGCCGCAGAAGAGAGTGGGGAAGAGCCTGAGGGCGAAGACGAGCCTCGCGAACGTTAG
- the lptD gene encoding LPS assembly protein LptD: MTGLALLGGSLLAHAQVVPPELSADEPIEFDAENNRMTARGNAILDNDDMRVRADRIVFEQDESTVKAKKEVSIKSGNFRLLTDNAEYDYFNRTFYADDFRLGNDSVYVLGKQAQGDKDNVEVDNARIYIQEPDMFALNLNADKLTLVNQETVAMDDVVFRIGEVPFFYLPYVEYDVQDGSPVQYTGNIGQQNDLGFYWQNAIAFRFIPELAAGLNIDGYTKRGVLAGPILDYNWSDPDLGSMSGWLDTGYIHDEGSPSELGTDVLGRPIQPDRWFIEWRHKQYALEDESLEITASLSWWSDSYVERDFREGLYEDNQQPDSFLETTYRGENWYLDAIARVQPNNFQTVAQRLPEIRFDLMPTEIFETGAYQRLDVSYATLQENSPTGAFQTLESNRVNAYYGLTYPIAATDWMTITPVAGVMATHYAVTLGNNGSYTRVLGEFGVDVDLSAVGVWDYQNEFWEIDGLRHFLQPTIQYRYIPGAQAGDTEIPPIDRLASFDTYLEPIGLANKRNIDDLYEENAIRVGVQNIFQTRDPEYGSRDLLEVDLYQEFRFATRPAQPARFGQSATPAQQDYSDTYLVIDFSPAYWVNFGALFRIDPNKLNLDEVTTGVRFTDGEEWTVFFGNDYVTDVSGVSGGVINQFVVDARYRLDSRNQLGAYWSIDARLGELTEQTYLWETMLGNSWEATFAIIHTSGSSRQNGFKFQVSVSLVRI, translated from the coding sequence TTGACGGGACTCGCGCTGCTGGGCGGTTCGCTGCTGGCCCACGCGCAGGTAGTCCCCCCCGAATTATCCGCTGACGAGCCGATCGAGTTCGACGCGGAGAATAACCGCATGACTGCTCGCGGGAACGCGATCCTCGACAATGATGACATGCGCGTGCGCGCGGACAGGATCGTCTTCGAGCAGGACGAGTCCACCGTGAAGGCGAAGAAGGAGGTTTCGATCAAGAGCGGTAACTTCCGCCTGCTGACGGATAATGCCGAGTACGACTACTTCAACCGCACATTCTACGCGGATGATTTCCGACTGGGGAATGACTCGGTATATGTCTTGGGGAAGCAAGCCCAGGGCGACAAGGACAACGTCGAGGTCGACAACGCACGTATTTACATCCAGGAGCCCGACATGTTCGCGCTCAACCTCAATGCCGATAAGCTGACCCTCGTCAATCAGGAGACGGTCGCGATGGACGATGTCGTCTTCCGTATCGGAGAGGTTCCTTTCTTTTACCTGCCCTACGTCGAGTATGATGTCCAGGACGGCTCGCCCGTCCAGTATACCGGTAACATCGGTCAGCAGAATGACCTGGGCTTCTATTGGCAGAATGCCATTGCCTTCCGCTTTATCCCTGAGCTGGCTGCCGGGTTGAACATCGACGGGTACACCAAACGCGGCGTGCTGGCTGGTCCGATCCTCGACTATAACTGGAGTGACCCGGACCTGGGCTCCATGTCCGGTTGGCTCGATACCGGTTACATTCATGACGAGGGGAGCCCCTCCGAGCTGGGCACAGACGTGCTTGGCCGCCCGATTCAGCCCGACCGCTGGTTTATCGAGTGGAGACACAAGCAGTACGCACTTGAGGACGAGTCTCTCGAAATCACGGCTTCCCTAAGCTGGTGGAGTGACTCCTACGTGGAGCGCGACTTCCGCGAGGGTCTCTACGAGGATAACCAGCAGCCGGACAGCTTCCTGGAGACGACCTACCGCGGCGAAAACTGGTACCTCGATGCCATCGCCCGCGTCCAGCCCAACAATTTCCAGACCGTAGCCCAGCGCCTGCCGGAAATCCGTTTCGACCTGATGCCGACCGAGATATTCGAGACCGGTGCCTATCAGCGCCTTGATGTCAGCTACGCCACCCTGCAGGAGAATTCACCCACCGGTGCCTTTCAGACGCTGGAGAGTAACCGTGTCAACGCCTACTATGGGCTGACCTATCCGATCGCTGCCACTGACTGGATGACGATTACGCCGGTAGCTGGCGTCATGGCCACTCACTACGCGGTGACGCTCGGTAACAACGGCAGCTACACCCGTGTGCTGGGTGAGTTCGGGGTCGATGTTGACCTGAGTGCGGTCGGTGTCTGGGACTATCAGAACGAGTTTTGGGAGATCGACGGCCTGCGTCACTTCCTGCAGCCCACGATCCAGTACCGCTACATCCCCGGTGCTCAGGCCGGGGATACCGAGATCCCGCCCATTGACCGCCTGGCTTCCTTTGATACCTATCTCGAGCCGATCGGGTTGGCCAACAAGCGCAATATTGACGACCTTTACGAGGAAAACGCCATTCGCGTGGGCGTGCAGAATATTTTCCAGACCCGTGACCCCGAGTATGGCTCACGCGATCTGCTGGAGGTCGATCTGTATCAGGAGTTCCGTTTCGCGACCCGCCCGGCTCAGCCGGCTCGCTTCGGGCAGAGTGCCACGCCTGCCCAGCAGGACTACTCCGACACCTATCTCGTGATCGACTTTTCGCCGGCCTACTGGGTCAACTTCGGGGCTTTGTTCCGGATCGACCCCAACAAGCTGAACCTCGATGAAGTCACCACGGGGGTACGATTCACCGATGGTGAAGAGTGGACGGTCTTTTTCGGTAATGACTATGTGACCGACGTGAGCGGGGTCTCCGGCGGCGTTATCAACCAGTTTGTGGTCGATGCGCGCTACCGGCTCGACAGCCGTAACCAGCTCGGGGCCTACTGGTCGATCGACGCACGGCTGGGGGAGCTGACCGAGCAGACTTACCTCTGGGAAACCATGCTGGGTAACTCCTGGGAGGCGACCTTCGCGATCATCCACACCTCGGGTTCCTCGCGCCAGAACGGCTTCAAGTTCCAGGTCAGCGTCAGCCTCGTGAGGATTTGA
- the hemL gene encoding glutamate-1-semialdehyde 2,1-aminomutase, translated as MSANDSPISNDLFERALKLIPGGVNSPVRAFRAVGGTPFFTESAMGPRLVTADGREYIDYVCTWGPAIHGHNHPAIREAIAEALEKGTSFGTPNPYEVEMAELIVDMVPSIEKVRMTNSGTEATMSAIRLARGATGRDKIVKFAGCYHGHVDSLLVKAGSGALTLGNPDSAGVPAAFAGETIVLPYNDLGALQLAFSENPDQIAGVIVEPYPANCGLILPQTGYLEGLRDLCTRHGAVLIFDEVMTGFRIAAGGVQEKTGVMPDLTCLGKIIGGGLPVGAFGGRADLMDHLAPLGPVYQAGTLSGNPLAMAAGIASLKLLRENPPYKMLEAAGKQLAIALKFAAANLGVPLQVPQAGSMFSIYFSDKPVTNFEQVMETKAELFKPLFQTALEYGIYLPPSPYETCFISTTHSKNDIARTAEILATAIKEIGQTGA; from the coding sequence ATGTCAGCTAACGATTCTCCCATTTCAAACGACCTGTTCGAACGCGCCCTCAAGCTCATCCCCGGTGGGGTCAACTCCCCCGTACGGGCCTTTCGGGCCGTGGGCGGCACGCCATTTTTCACCGAGAGCGCGATGGGCCCGCGACTCGTCACCGCCGACGGGCGCGAGTATATCGACTACGTCTGCACCTGGGGGCCAGCCATCCACGGGCATAACCACCCCGCCATCCGCGAGGCTATTGCCGAGGCGCTGGAGAAGGGCACGAGCTTTGGCACTCCCAATCCCTACGAGGTCGAGATGGCCGAGCTCATCGTGGACATGGTCCCCTCCATCGAAAAAGTCCGCATGACCAACAGCGGAACGGAGGCCACCATGTCGGCCATTCGTCTGGCCCGAGGCGCGACCGGCCGCGACAAGATCGTGAAGTTCGCCGGCTGCTACCACGGCCATGTGGACTCGCTGCTGGTCAAGGCCGGATCGGGAGCCCTCACCCTGGGGAACCCCGACAGCGCGGGCGTTCCGGCCGCTTTTGCCGGTGAGACCATCGTGCTGCCCTACAATGATCTGGGCGCGCTCCAGCTCGCTTTTTCCGAAAACCCCGACCAGATCGCGGGCGTCATCGTCGAGCCCTACCCGGCCAACTGCGGGCTCATCCTGCCGCAGACCGGCTATCTGGAGGGCTTGCGTGACCTCTGCACCCGCCATGGCGCGGTGCTGATCTTTGACGAGGTCATGACGGGCTTCCGTATCGCCGCAGGCGGCGTGCAGGAGAAAACCGGTGTCATGCCGGACCTGACCTGTCTGGGCAAGATCATCGGCGGCGGGCTGCCGGTGGGAGCCTTCGGGGGACGGGCCGACCTCATGGACCATCTGGCCCCACTCGGGCCGGTCTATCAGGCGGGCACGCTCAGCGGTAACCCGCTGGCCATGGCTGCCGGGATCGCATCGCTCAAGCTTTTGCGCGAAAACCCGCCCTACAAGATGCTCGAAGCGGCGGGTAAGCAGCTCGCCATCGCCTTGAAGTTCGCAGCCGCCAACCTCGGCGTACCGCTGCAGGTGCCGCAGGCCGGGTCGATGTTCAGCATCTATTTTTCGGATAAGCCGGTCACAAACTTCGAGCAGGTTATGGAAACTAAAGCTGAGCTGTTTAAGCCGCTCTTCCAGACTGCGCTTGAGTACGGCATCTACCTGCCGCCCTCCCCCTACGAGACGTGCTTCATCAGCACCACGCACTCGAAAAACGATATCGCCCGCACCGCAGAGATCCTCGCCACCGCGATCAAGGAAATCGGCCAGACAGGCGCGTAA
- a CDS encoding ammonium transporter, with protein sequence MKALRNCFGGRLKWMLLALSAVGMALPAQAQDTEAVAYLPQVTADIMWLLLAGFLVFFMQAGFAMVEAGLTRSKNASNIMMKNLMDFSVGAIAFWAIGYSLMYGSDGAFIGWSKDLLFLGSANAGGDMSESASWLFQVVFAATAATIVSGAMAERTHFVAYCCYSLLISAVLYPIAGHWIWGGGWLGAMNMRDFAGSTVVHSVGAWAALAGCILIGPRKGKYGKDGKINVIPGHNMPLAALGVFILWFGWYGFNPGSTLAAVDGIAHVAVTTTLAAAGGAIAAMLTTWFMFKKPDLSMTLNGALAGLVGITAPCASVSTSSAVIIGLVAGILVVLSCLFFERVLKIDDPVGAISVHGVCGAWGTLAVGLFGQQAIDVMYWDSETCIQDGLFFGGGFHQLGIQALGVVSVFGFVAVCAFIMFSILKATVGLRVSEEDEAMGLDLSEHGAESYPDFVTSSEHK encoded by the coding sequence ATGAAAGCTCTTAGAAATTGCTTTGGCGGGCGCCTGAAATGGATGCTGCTCGCTTTGTCAGCTGTTGGCATGGCGCTGCCTGCGCAGGCCCAGGACACCGAGGCGGTCGCCTATCTGCCGCAGGTGACTGCGGACATCATGTGGCTGCTGCTGGCCGGTTTTCTCGTGTTTTTCATGCAGGCGGGCTTCGCGATGGTCGAGGCCGGTCTGACGCGTTCGAAGAACGCCTCGAACATCATGATGAAGAACTTGATGGACTTCTCCGTGGGAGCCATCGCGTTTTGGGCTATCGGCTACAGCCTCATGTACGGCAGTGACGGTGCCTTCATCGGCTGGAGCAAGGATCTGCTCTTCCTCGGCTCTGCGAATGCCGGGGGCGACATGTCCGAGAGCGCCAGCTGGCTGTTCCAAGTGGTGTTTGCGGCTACGGCGGCGACCATCGTCTCGGGGGCCATGGCTGAGCGCACGCACTTCGTGGCCTACTGCTGCTACTCGCTGCTGATCTCCGCAGTACTGTACCCGATCGCCGGTCACTGGATCTGGGGTGGGGGCTGGCTCGGCGCGATGAACATGCGCGACTTCGCAGGCTCGACCGTGGTGCACTCTGTGGGTGCCTGGGCTGCTCTGGCCGGGTGTATCCTCATCGGACCCCGCAAGGGCAAGTACGGCAAGGACGGCAAGATCAACGTCATCCCCGGCCACAACATGCCGCTGGCTGCGCTGGGTGTTTTCATCCTGTGGTTCGGCTGGTACGGGTTCAACCCCGGCTCCACGCTGGCGGCCGTTGACGGTATCGCCCACGTTGCGGTGACGACTACGCTGGCTGCTGCCGGTGGTGCGATTGCTGCCATGCTGACCACCTGGTTCATGTTTAAAAAGCCCGACCTGTCGATGACGCTCAACGGCGCTCTGGCCGGTCTGGTGGGTATCACCGCTCCCTGTGCTTCGGTCTCGACCAGCTCCGCGGTCATCATCGGCCTGGTTGCCGGTATCCTTGTGGTGCTTTCCTGCCTGTTCTTCGAGCGTGTGCTCAAGATCGACGACCCGGTCGGCGCGATCAGCGTCCACGGCGTCTGTGGTGCCTGGGGTACGCTCGCCGTCGGCCTCTTTGGCCAGCAGGCGATCGACGTCATGTACTGGGACAGCGAAACCTGCATCCAGGACGGCCTGTTCTTCGGCGGCGGTTTTCACCAGCTGGGCATTCAGGCTCTGGGTGTGGTGTCGGTCTTCGGCTTCGTAGCCGTTTGCGCCTTCATCATGTTCTCGATCCTGAAGGCCACGGTCGGCCTGCGCGTGAGCGAAGAAGATGAAGCCATGGGGCTGGACCTCTCCGAGCACGGCGCCGAGTCCTACCCGGACTTTGTCACCTCATCCGAACACAAGTAA
- a CDS encoding RNA pseudouridine synthase: MDDQAWETRYPLGDGVRVLAVHPAGLIALEKPVGVLSHPNGRRDKHRSLVASHYDHETERYYDLPEAGDELYLCHRLDSATSGVILLAQNSEMAQTVRELFSTHRMEKHYHAIVRGRPPSQDNWVDRMSPAAMPYSGKPGGHNTGGGRPVEMRCRMHYVKNDANRLGLSLIQLIPATGRTHQLRIQTSKRGFPILGDRTYGDFRMNRTIAQALDMDRLYLHAGLLAFDFLYEGKLQKFRAESPLPDEFQQILGGNAKLSRLKFNLPGVRPSRAGVPHVHRHHGSGNSPHHGKHHR, translated from the coding sequence ATGGACGATCAGGCATGGGAGACTCGTTATCCGCTCGGGGATGGTGTCCGAGTGCTGGCGGTGCATCCGGCAGGGTTGATCGCGCTGGAGAAACCGGTCGGCGTGCTCTCTCATCCGAATGGCCGCCGCGACAAGCACCGCTCGCTGGTTGCCTCCCACTACGATCACGAGACCGAGCGCTACTACGATCTCCCCGAGGCCGGTGATGAGCTATACCTCTGCCATCGTCTCGACTCGGCTACCTCGGGCGTTATCCTGCTCGCGCAGAACTCCGAGATGGCGCAAACCGTGCGAGAGCTCTTTAGCACGCACCGGATGGAAAAACATTATCACGCCATCGTGCGCGGTCGTCCGCCTTCCCAGGACAACTGGGTGGATCGGATGAGCCCGGCAGCCATGCCCTACAGCGGTAAGCCCGGCGGGCATAATACCGGGGGAGGGCGCCCGGTTGAAATGCGCTGCCGCATGCATTATGTCAAAAATGACGCCAACCGCCTGGGCCTGAGCCTGATCCAATTGATACCTGCCACCGGGCGTACGCACCAGCTGCGTATCCAGACCTCCAAGCGGGGCTTCCCCATCCTCGGAGACCGGACGTACGGAGATTTTCGCATGAATCGCACCATCGCTCAGGCGCTGGATATGGACCGGCTCTATCTCCATGCCGGGCTGCTCGCCTTTGATTTTCTCTATGAGGGCAAGCTCCAGAAGTTTCGGGCCGAGTCACCGCTACCGGATGAATTTCAGCAGATTCTGGGCGGTAATGCTAAACTCTCGCGCTTGAAATTTAACCTGCCGGGTGTGCGTCCTTCACGTGCCGGAGTGCCCCATGTGCACCGACATCATGGCTCCGGCAACTCCCCTCACCACGGCAAGCACCACCGCTGA
- the trxA gene encoding thioredoxin has product MASEKIQNLDNDSFDAAVSEASTPVLVDFWAPWCGPCKAIAPILDELADELDGKVSICKVDVDSNGDLAGKFNVRAIPTILIFKGGEVVDQVVGMTSKADLTSKLQAQL; this is encoded by the coding sequence ATGGCATCCGAAAAGATTCAAAATCTCGACAACGATAGCTTTGACGCCGCGGTCAGCGAGGCGTCCACGCCCGTTCTGGTGGACTTCTGGGCCCCTTGGTGTGGCCCTTGTAAGGCCATCGCTCCGATCCTGGACGAGCTGGCTGACGAGCTGGACGGCAAGGTCAGCATCTGCAAGGTGGATGTCGACAGCAACGGCGACCTCGCTGGCAAGTTTAACGTACGTGCTATCCCGACGATCCTGATCTTCAAGGGCGGTGAAGTCGTCGATCAGGTTGTAGGGATGACCAGCAAGGCTGATCTTACCAGCAAGCTGCAGGCTCAACTCTAG
- a CDS encoding P-II family nitrogen regulator, giving the protein MKMIVAIIKPFKLEEVKESLSEIGIEGMTVIEVKGFGRQKGHTEIYRGSEYTVDFLPKVQLNVAVRDDLVAKACSTIAEAAKTGKIGDGKIFVLPVEDAIRIRTGESGDNVL; this is encoded by the coding sequence ATGAAAATGATCGTAGCAATCATCAAGCCGTTCAAGCTTGAGGAGGTTAAGGAATCTCTGTCCGAGATCGGCATCGAGGGCATGACCGTGATCGAGGTCAAAGGCTTCGGCCGCCAGAAGGGACATACGGAAATCTACCGTGGCAGTGAGTACACGGTGGACTTCCTGCCCAAGGTGCAGCTCAACGTGGCCGTCCGCGATGACCTCGTGGCCAAGGCCTGCTCGACCATCGCTGAGGCTGCCAAGACCGGTAAAATCGGCGACGGTAAGATCTTCGTCCTGCCGGTCGAGGATGCCATCCGCATCCGTACCGGAGAAAGCGGAGACAACGTCCTTTAA
- a CDS encoding NAD+ synthase, producing the protein MKIGLAQINTIVGDLTGNSDKILRAYRELVEAGAELVLTPELAVAGYPPRDLLFKSRFVADNEAALHRVAAEIGEVPALIGFVEKNPSERGRRFFNAAAWCENGEVRHIVRKCLLPTYDVFDEDRYFEPARETGLVTWKGKRIGITICEDVWNHPAVPTRRHYEVDPVGQLAAAGVDLVLNLSASPWHSGKKHMREHLLGEAASRCRCPLVYCNLVGGNDELIFDGHSKVMAADGSLLAGFKGFAEECRVVDTAGAATEPSPGYNQDDMGDIHDALVLGLRDYAHKSGFRSALIGLSGGIDSAVVAALAAKAFGPENVIGVSLPSSISSQHSRDDARILAENLGIRFETLPIADIVEAAGGALKDIFAGTALGVAEENIQARARGLLLMAVSNKFGALLLTTGNKSEVAVGYCTLYGDMAGGLAVISDLPKMQVYELARYMNRNGEVVPQNTIDKPPSAELRPDQKDEDSLPPYPVLDEILRLYVEEGKVSDEIIAAGFDEETVRDIVRKVDLNEYKRKQAAPGLKITPLAFGVGRRIPIVQKYVS; encoded by the coding sequence ATGAAAATCGGCCTCGCGCAGATTAACACCATCGTCGGTGACCTCACCGGGAATTCGGACAAGATTTTACGCGCTTACCGCGAGCTGGTGGAAGCCGGGGCCGAGCTGGTGCTCACGCCCGAGCTCGCCGTGGCCGGATACCCGCCCCGCGACCTGCTTTTCAAGAGCCGCTTCGTGGCCGATAATGAGGCCGCCCTGCACCGCGTAGCCGCCGAGATCGGTGAAGTCCCCGCCCTCATCGGCTTCGTCGAGAAAAACCCCTCGGAGCGGGGTCGGCGCTTCTTCAATGCCGCCGCCTGGTGCGAAAACGGTGAGGTCCGCCACATCGTGCGCAAGTGCCTGCTGCCGACCTACGACGTCTTTGACGAGGACCGCTACTTCGAGCCCGCCCGCGAGACGGGACTGGTCACGTGGAAGGGCAAGCGTATCGGCATCACCATCTGCGAGGATGTCTGGAACCACCCCGCCGTCCCCACCCGCCGCCACTACGAGGTGGACCCCGTCGGGCAGCTCGCCGCTGCCGGGGTGGATCTGGTGCTCAACCTCTCTGCCAGCCCGTGGCACAGCGGTAAAAAGCACATGCGCGAACACCTTCTGGGGGAAGCCGCCTCGCGCTGCCGGTGCCCGCTGGTTTACTGCAATCTCGTCGGGGGTAACGACGAACTGATTTTTGACGGCCACAGCAAGGTCATGGCTGCGGACGGCTCTCTGCTGGCCGGATTCAAGGGCTTTGCCGAAGAGTGCCGCGTCGTCGATACTGCCGGGGCCGCCACAGAGCCCTCCCCCGGTTATAATCAGGACGACATGGGAGACATTCATGACGCCCTTGTCCTGGGCCTGCGCGACTACGCCCACAAGAGCGGCTTCCGCTCTGCCCTGATCGGCCTGTCCGGCGGGATTGACTCGGCAGTCGTGGCCGCGCTCGCCGCCAAAGCCTTTGGGCCGGAGAACGTCATCGGCGTCAGCCTCCCCTCCTCCATCTCCAGCCAGCACAGCCGCGACGATGCCCGCATCCTCGCCGAAAACCTGGGTATCCGCTTCGAGACGCTTCCGATCGCCGACATTGTGGAGGCCGCCGGTGGCGCTCTCAAAGACATCTTTGCCGGGACCGCACTCGGAGTCGCCGAGGAAAACATCCAGGCGCGGGCACGCGGCCTGCTCCTCATGGCCGTGTCCAACAAGTTCGGAGCGCTCCTCCTGACCACCGGCAACAAGAGCGAAGTTGCGGTGGGCTACTGCACGCTCTACGGGGACATGGCAGGCGGGCTGGCCGTCATCTCCGACCTGCCCAAGATGCAGGTCTACGAGCTGGCCCGGTACATGAACCGCAACGGTGAGGTCGTGCCGCAGAACACCATCGACAAGCCCCCCTCCGCCGAGCTGCGCCCGGACCAGAAGGACGAGGACTCCCTGCCTCCGTACCCGGTGCTGGACGAGATCCTGCGCCTCTATGTCGAGGAGGGTAAAGTGTCCGACGAGATCATTGCCGCCGGTTTCGATGAGGAGACGGTGCGCGACATCGTCCGCAAGGTAGATTTAAACGAATACAAACGCAAGCAGGCCGCACCCGGCCTGAAAATCACGCCGTTGGCCTTCGGGGTCGGGCGGCGCATCCCGATTGTGCAGAAATATGTCAGCTAA
- a CDS encoding Maf family protein, which translates to MFDMLILASASPRRRHLLEQAGLRFAVDPAQVEEHEDPASCPRETVLHNARIKAAHVSERRPEALVLGSDTVVALDDEVLHKPADMDAARAMLRRLAGRTHTVYTGVCLLGATAGIDECHAVTSAVTFKPLDDEAITRYFSLVNPLDKAGAYGIQEGKDMIIAGLEGSLNNVMGLPTEFLLDLLDRLHLLEKLRLT; encoded by the coding sequence ATGTTCGATATGCTCATTCTCGCCTCGGCATCCCCTCGCCGCCGCCACCTGCTGGAGCAGGCGGGGCTACGCTTCGCCGTGGACCCGGCCCAGGTCGAGGAGCACGAGGACCCGGCCTCCTGCCCGCGGGAAACCGTCCTGCACAATGCCCGGATCAAGGCCGCTCATGTCAGCGAACGCCGCCCCGAGGCCCTTGTTCTGGGCTCTGACACCGTTGTCGCGCTCGATGACGAGGTTTTACACAAGCCTGCGGATATGGATGCCGCCCGGGCCATGCTCCGCCGTCTGGCCGGTCGTACGCACACCGTTTACACCGGTGTCTGCCTGCTGGGAGCCACTGCTGGGATCGACGAATGCCACGCTGTTACCAGTGCCGTTACCTTTAAGCCACTCGACGATGAAGCCATCACTCGATACTTCTCGCTCGTCAATCCGCTGGACAAAGCCGGGGCCTATGGTATTCAGGAGGGGAAAGATATGATTATCGCCGGGTTGGAGGGGTCCCTGAACAACGTCATGGGCCTGCCGACCGAGTTCCTCCTGGACTTGCTTGACCGGCTGCACCTGCTCGAAAAGCTCCGCCTGACATGA